In Antechinus flavipes isolate AdamAnt ecotype Samford, QLD, Australia chromosome 3, AdamAnt_v2, whole genome shotgun sequence, a genomic segment contains:
- the LOC127554140 gene encoding protein mono-ADP-ribosyltransferase PARP9-like isoform X1 — protein sequence MCIDIIVNTIMTFPCYQKSNILKEIHLMSDEESTAAAFKISCEKFLGGNIPAAPLLSSITLNNVNIHIMEGYIEEQQVDVIVNCVPEQHSFPAGHRSNTILDQVGTELEKDFLKKLSESSNIQELVVTTGFHLSCQYVYHLIWPSYYNFLLPEWYNKMLKHAVMKCLEKAYQQNMNSLSFPALGTGTISIPKEETIHIMLQEVLQFSRDYPSKKLHVNFVILPNDKELSKTFKSELTKMKTKYMGEMAPKLNEESDKIFKVPQWSREGQKEAGFKEARPPLIHLKGNNEEQLAAAKKWIAKLLQTQECRFIENNHIFYLGKEEHDQLSYLKNYFEVSISEDISPGKATLEIRGRLNSIIPVMLHIENLLWHVQLDYAKKKFSKLTDLPFSIQSPEGNLVRANISKERIFQEKKKQFEKAGLEVQKVEAIQNLFLWAAIEERKKKIWSKNGNGNKSLMVYQEVPYQFCNLVSRVGFQRIYSMPPDPKYGYGIYFNKSLENLVKNLGQTSDSDNVICVFEAEVAIGSYCEGSHHYISPPLLGSRTMDTFDSVVDNGKNPETIVIFDSTQALPLFLWTCVLKSSFSPKKAQRYEHILFFQIVAYLFLKSPLSNLSKNI from the exons ATGTGTATAGACATTATAGTAAATACCATTATGACCTTTCCTTGTTATCAAAAAAGCAACATCTTAAAAGAAATTCACTTGATGAGCGATGAGGAAAGCACTGCGGCTGCATTTAAAATAAGCTGTGAAAAATTTCTGGGTGGAAACATACCAGCAGCCCCACTTTTATCTTCCATTACCCTCAACAATGTGAACATCCATATTATGGAGGGATACATTGAGGAACAGCAG gtgGATGTCATTGTGAATTGTGTACCAGAACAACATTCTTTTCCAGCTGGACATAGATCAAATACAATTCTTGACCAAGTAGGAACTGaactagaaaaagattttttaaaaaaattgtctgaaagCTCTAATATTCAAGAATTGGTAGTCACAACAGGATTCCACTTATCCTGTCAATATGTGTACCACCTAATATGGCCTTCTTACTATAACTTCCTACTTCCTGAGTGGTATAATAAG ATGCTAAAACATGCAGTGATGAAATGCTTGGAAAAAGCCTATCAGCAAAATATGAATTCACTTTCCTTCCCTGCTCTTGGAACTGGAACCATTAGCATCCCCaaagaagaaacaattcatataatGTTGCAGGAAGTTTTACAATTTTCCAGGGACTACCCAAGTAAAAAGCTTCACGTAAATTTTGTGATCTTGCCAAATGACAAAGAACTATCCAAG ACTTTCAAAAGTGAGTTGACCAAGATGAAGACCAAGTACATGGGAGAGATGGCACCGAAGTTGAATGAAGAAAGTGATAAAATATTCAAAG TTCCACAGTGGTCCAGAGAAGGGCAAAAAGAAGCTGGATTCAAAGAAGCCAGACCACCTTTGATCCACCTCAAAGGAAACAATGAGGAACAACTGGCTGCTGCTAAAAAGTGGATTGCCAAGTTGTTGCAGACCCAGGAGTGCCGTTTTATTGAAAACAATCATATCTTCTACCTTGGCAAAGAGGAGCACGACCAGTTGTCTTATCTGAAGAATTATTTTGAAGTCTCCATCTCAGAGGATATCAGCCCTGGGAAGGCAACACTAGAGATTAGAGGAAGATTAAACAGTATCATTCCTGTGATGCTGCATATTGAAAATCTGCTGTGGCATGTGCAGTTAGACTATGCAAAGAAAAAGTTCAGTAAGCTAACAG ATCTTCCATTTTCTATCCAGTCACCGGAAGGAAATTTGGTTAGGGCAAACATTTCCAAGGAAAGGATAttccaagaaaagaagaaacagtttGAAAAGGCGGGTTTGGAAGTGCAGAAG GTTGAGGCAATCCAAAATCTCTTCCTTTGGGCTGCcattgaagaaaggaagaagaaaatttggagtaAAAATGGGAATGGCAACAAGAGTCTCATGGTATACCAGGAAGTCCCATATCAGTTCTGCAACCTTGTAAGCAGAGTGGGTTTCCAAAGGATATACTCCATGCCTCCCG acCCCAAATACGGTTATGGCATCTACTTCAACAAGTCTCTCGAAAACTTGGTAAAAAATCTCGGGCAGACCTCTGATTCTGACAATGTGATCTGTGTGTTTGAGGCTGAAGTGGCCATAGGTTCCTACTGTGAAGGAAGTCATCATTACATTTCTCCTCCTTTACTGGGTTCAAGAACTATGGATACCTTTGATAGTGTTGTTGACAATGGTAAGAACCCAGAGACTATTGTAATTTTTGACAGCACACAAGCTCTGCCATTGTTTCTATGGACCTGTGTGTTAAAGAGTAgtttctcccccaaaaaagccCAAAGATATGaacatattctatttttccaaatagtggcttacttatttttaaaaagtccccTAAGCAActtatctaaaaatatataa
- the LOC127554140 gene encoding protein mono-ADP-ribosyltransferase PARP9-like isoform X2: MCIDIIVNTIMTFPCYQKSNILKEIHLMSDEESTAAAFKISCEKFLGGNIPAAPLLSSITLNNVNIHIMEGYIEEQQVDVIVNCVPEQHSFPAGHRSNTILDQVGTELEKDFLKKLSESSNIQELVVTTGFHLSCQYVYHLIWPSYYNFLLPEWYNKTFKSELTKMKTKYMGEMAPKLNEESDKIFKVPQWSREGQKEAGFKEARPPLIHLKGNNEEQLAAAKKWIAKLLQTQECRFIENNHIFYLGKEEHDQLSYLKNYFEVSISEDISPGKATLEIRGRLNSIIPVMLHIENLLWHVQLDYAKKKFSKLTDLPFSIQSPEGNLVRANISKERIFQEKKKQFEKAGLEVQKVEAIQNLFLWAAIEERKKKIWSKNGNGNKSLMVYQEVPYQFCNLVSRVGFQRIYSMPPDPKYGYGIYFNKSLENLVKNLGQTSDSDNVICVFEAEVAIGSYCEGSHHYISPPLLGSRTMDTFDSVVDNGKNPETIVIFDSTQALPLFLWTCVLKSSFSPKKAQRYEHILFFQIVAYLFLKSPLSNLSKNI, from the exons ATGTGTATAGACATTATAGTAAATACCATTATGACCTTTCCTTGTTATCAAAAAAGCAACATCTTAAAAGAAATTCACTTGATGAGCGATGAGGAAAGCACTGCGGCTGCATTTAAAATAAGCTGTGAAAAATTTCTGGGTGGAAACATACCAGCAGCCCCACTTTTATCTTCCATTACCCTCAACAATGTGAACATCCATATTATGGAGGGATACATTGAGGAACAGCAG gtgGATGTCATTGTGAATTGTGTACCAGAACAACATTCTTTTCCAGCTGGACATAGATCAAATACAATTCTTGACCAAGTAGGAACTGaactagaaaaagattttttaaaaaaattgtctgaaagCTCTAATATTCAAGAATTGGTAGTCACAACAGGATTCCACTTATCCTGTCAATATGTGTACCACCTAATATGGCCTTCTTACTATAACTTCCTACTTCCTGAGTGGTATAATAAG ACTTTCAAAAGTGAGTTGACCAAGATGAAGACCAAGTACATGGGAGAGATGGCACCGAAGTTGAATGAAGAAAGTGATAAAATATTCAAAG TTCCACAGTGGTCCAGAGAAGGGCAAAAAGAAGCTGGATTCAAAGAAGCCAGACCACCTTTGATCCACCTCAAAGGAAACAATGAGGAACAACTGGCTGCTGCTAAAAAGTGGATTGCCAAGTTGTTGCAGACCCAGGAGTGCCGTTTTATTGAAAACAATCATATCTTCTACCTTGGCAAAGAGGAGCACGACCAGTTGTCTTATCTGAAGAATTATTTTGAAGTCTCCATCTCAGAGGATATCAGCCCTGGGAAGGCAACACTAGAGATTAGAGGAAGATTAAACAGTATCATTCCTGTGATGCTGCATATTGAAAATCTGCTGTGGCATGTGCAGTTAGACTATGCAAAGAAAAAGTTCAGTAAGCTAACAG ATCTTCCATTTTCTATCCAGTCACCGGAAGGAAATTTGGTTAGGGCAAACATTTCCAAGGAAAGGATAttccaagaaaagaagaaacagtttGAAAAGGCGGGTTTGGAAGTGCAGAAG GTTGAGGCAATCCAAAATCTCTTCCTTTGGGCTGCcattgaagaaaggaagaagaaaatttggagtaAAAATGGGAATGGCAACAAGAGTCTCATGGTATACCAGGAAGTCCCATATCAGTTCTGCAACCTTGTAAGCAGAGTGGGTTTCCAAAGGATATACTCCATGCCTCCCG acCCCAAATACGGTTATGGCATCTACTTCAACAAGTCTCTCGAAAACTTGGTAAAAAATCTCGGGCAGACCTCTGATTCTGACAATGTGATCTGTGTGTTTGAGGCTGAAGTGGCCATAGGTTCCTACTGTGAAGGAAGTCATCATTACATTTCTCCTCCTTTACTGGGTTCAAGAACTATGGATACCTTTGATAGTGTTGTTGACAATGGTAAGAACCCAGAGACTATTGTAATTTTTGACAGCACACAAGCTCTGCCATTGTTTCTATGGACCTGTGTGTTAAAGAGTAgtttctcccccaaaaaagccCAAAGATATGaacatattctatttttccaaatagtggcttacttatttttaaaaagtccccTAAGCAActtatctaaaaatatataa